A region from the Treponema pallidum subsp. pallidum str. Nichols genome encodes:
- a CDS encoding 16S rRNA (uracil(1498)-N(3))-methyltransferase — MNIVLFEQEEVVHGCAVLSFRDSRFCHIKRVLKLSAGACFKAGIINGVKGSARISLATEKYLVAVFEKLEYEDCALFPLHLVIGFPRPIQLRRILRDVSSLGISSIHLVGTELGERSYLDSGLAHMEKMHTYLIRGLEQAGGTKLPLITVSESVRTFCSQHTHILGDSTHQKLILDTKNTLTDLGSAALRGDVLWIAIGSERGWTESERLLFSAMGFRAVDMGRRTLRTETAACAACAVVLANAHAWKRKIPRPGKRSSPISRKNP; from the coding sequence ATGAATATCGTTCTCTTTGAACAGGAAGAGGTAGTGCACGGTTGCGCTGTACTTTCTTTCAGGGATAGTCGATTTTGCCATATCAAGCGTGTGCTTAAATTGAGTGCGGGAGCCTGCTTCAAAGCAGGGATTATTAATGGGGTGAAAGGTTCTGCACGCATCTCCCTAGCCACAGAAAAGTATCTCGTAGCCGTTTTTGAAAAACTGGAATACGAAGATTGTGCCCTTTTCCCCCTTCATCTTGTCATAGGGTTCCCTCGTCCCATTCAGCTCAGGCGCATTTTACGCGACGTGTCCAGCCTCGGGATCTCCTCTATCCATCTTGTAGGGACGGAATTAGGGGAGCGATCTTACCTAGACTCAGGACTTGCTCACATGGAAAAAATGCACACGTACCTCATACGTGGCCTAGAACAGGCAGGAGGCACGAAACTTCCCCTCATTACTGTTTCGGAGTCGGTGCGCACCTTTTGCTCACAACACACCCACATACTCGGCGACAGCACACACCAAAAACTAATACTTGATACTAAGAACACCCTAACCGATCTAGGAAGCGCCGCGCTGCGCGGGGATGTACTGTGGATTGCAATAGGGAGTGAGCGTGGATGGACCGAATCTGAACGTTTACTTTTCTCCGCCATGGGATTTAGAGCAGTAGACATGGGAAGACGGACCTTGCGCACAGAGACCGCGGCCTGTGCCGCGTGCGCCGTTGTACTCGCCAACGCGCACGCGTGGAAAAGAAAAATCCCTCGGCCAGGCAAGAGATCTTCGCCCATAAGTCGAAAGAATCCCTAG
- the groL gene encoding chaperonin GroEL (60 kDa chaperone family; promotes refolding of misfolded polypeptides especially under stressful conditions; forms two stacked rings of heptamers to form a barrel-shaped 14mer; ends can be capped by GroES; misfolded proteins enter the barrel where they are refolded when GroES binds), with product MAKQLLFNEEARKKLLSGVEQISSAVKVTLGPKGRNVLLEKGYGAPTVTKDGVSVAKEVELEDPFENMGAQLLKEVATKTNDVAGDGTTTATVLAYSMVREGLKAVAAGMTPLELKRGMDKAVAIAVDDIKQNSKGIKSNEEVAHVASVSANNDKEIGRILASAIEKVGNDGVIDVDEAQTMETVTEFVEGMQFDRGYISSYFVTDRDRMETVYENPYILIYDKSISTMKDLLPLLEKIAQTGRPLLIIAEDVEGEALATLVVNSLRGTLKTCAVKAPGFGDRRKEMLEDIAILSGGQVISEDLGLKLESADIALLGQAKSVKVDKENTTIIDGSGKSKDIKDRIEQIKKQIEASTSDYDSEKLKERLAKLSGGVAVIKIGAVTEVEMKEKKHRVEDALNATRAAIEEGIVAGGGLALIQAAAALEKADLSGLTPDEAVGFKIVRRALEEPIRQISENAGIDGAVVAEKAKEKRGIGFDASKMEWVDMIKVGIIDPAKVTRSALQNAASVSGLLLTTECAIAAIPEKSSSTPPAPDMGGMGGMY from the coding sequence ATGGCGAAGCAATTGCTGTTTAATGAGGAAGCCCGCAAGAAGCTGCTTTCCGGGGTTGAGCAGATTTCGAGTGCGGTGAAGGTAACGCTTGGTCCTAAGGGTCGCAATGTCTTGCTTGAAAAAGGGTACGGGGCTCCCACAGTCACGAAGGATGGGGTTTCCGTTGCGAAAGAGGTTGAGCTCGAAGATCCGTTCGAGAATATGGGTGCACAGCTTTTAAAAGAGGTGGCTACGAAGACGAACGACGTAGCTGGGGATGGCACAACTACTGCGACGGTATTGGCGTATTCGATGGTGCGTGAGGGTCTGAAGGCGGTTGCTGCCGGTATGACGCCCCTTGAGTTGAAGCGTGGTATGGATAAGGCAGTTGCGATTGCAGTCGATGACATTAAGCAAAATTCCAAGGGTATAAAGAGCAATGAAGAAGTCGCTCATGTAGCGTCAGTATCTGCGAATAACGACAAAGAGATTGGAAGGATTCTGGCAAGCGCAATCGAGAAGGTGGGGAATGACGGGGTCATTGACGTTGACGAAGCCCAGACAATGGAAACGGTGACGGAATTCGTTGAAGGGATGCAGTTTGATCGTGGGTACATCTCGTCCTACTTCGTCACTGACCGAGATAGGATGGAAACGGTGTATGAAAATCCTTACATCCTTATCTACGATAAGTCCATCTCGACTATGAAGGATTTGCTTCCGCTACTCGAGAAAATTGCGCAAACAGGTCGCCCGCTGCTCATCATAGCTGAGGATGTCGAAGGCGAAGCACTGGCTACGCTGGTGGTGAATAGTCTTCGGGGAACGCTGAAGACGTGTGCGGTGAAGGCTCCCGGTTTCGGCGATAGGCGTAAAGAAATGCTTGAGGATATCGCGATTCTTTCGGGCGGTCAGGTCATTTCCGAGGATTTAGGATTGAAGCTAGAGTCCGCGGATATTGCGCTCTTAGGTCAGGCAAAGAGCGTGAAGGTAGACAAGGAGAATACCACGATTATTGACGGGTCGGGTAAGTCGAAGGATATCAAGGATCGTATAGAGCAGATTAAAAAGCAAATAGAGGCCTCGACTTCAGATTATGACAGTGAGAAGTTGAAGGAGCGCTTGGCAAAGCTCTCTGGTGGCGTTGCAGTTATCAAAATTGGTGCAGTCACCGAAGTGGAAATGAAAGAGAAGAAGCACCGGGTTGAAGATGCCTTAAATGCGACACGTGCGGCAATAGAGGAAGGTATTGTTGCTGGTGGTGGTTTAGCGCTTATTCAGGCTGCGGCGGCGCTCGAGAAAGCTGATTTGAGTGGACTGACTCCAGATGAGGCGGTTGGTTTTAAGATTGTGCGTCGTGCTCTCGAGGAGCCGATACGCCAGATTTCAGAGAACGCGGGTATTGATGGCGCAGTTGTGGCAGAGAAGGCAAAGGAGAAACGTGGCATCGGTTTTGATGCATCCAAGATGGAATGGGTTGATATGATTAAGGTCGGGATTATCGATCCGGCGAAGGTTACACGTTCAGCACTACAGAACGCGGCTTCGGTTTCTGGGCTTTTGTTGACTACCGAATGTGCAATTGCTGCAATTCCCGAAAAGAGTTCCTCTACACCGCCAGCTCCTGACATGGGAGGTATGGGAGGTATGTATTGA
- the murA gene encoding UDP-N-acetylglucosamine 1-carboxyvinyltransferase encodes MSCYRVEGGFPVSGCIRVCGNKNAALPCIAAAVLTQEPVLLQNVPDIEDVAVMLTIFRAFGGSVERRGNHEYMLHLPQLQTCEVPCEAAQKVRASILFAGPLLARGRKAVLPPPGGDVIGRRRLDTHFLALAALGAQVRLDGVFTFSANKLVGCDVFLDEASVTATENVLMASVLAEGVTVITNAASEPHVQDLCHLLNAMGARVSGIGSNVLTIEGVSALHGTTYTLGADFMEVGSLIGLAVVTRGALTISDVNVRDLRPLGFAFKKLGVIWSEQEHAVSVSASQDLRVNYDFGGMIPKIDDGPWPAFPPDLTSIMTVVATQVEGVILIHEKMFESRMFFVDKLITMGARIILCDPHRALVSGPSALHGSDLVSPDVRAGMAMVLAACCARGVSIIRNVYQIERGYERLVERLQAIGVRIWKEG; translated from the coding sequence ATGAGTTGCTATCGTGTTGAAGGTGGGTTTCCCGTTTCAGGTTGTATTCGCGTGTGTGGAAATAAGAATGCAGCGCTTCCCTGTATTGCGGCGGCAGTTCTCACACAAGAGCCAGTGTTACTGCAAAATGTGCCCGACATTGAGGATGTGGCGGTGATGTTAACTATCTTTCGTGCGTTTGGTGGGAGTGTTGAAAGGCGTGGTAATCATGAGTACATGTTACATCTTCCTCAGTTACAGACGTGCGAAGTGCCGTGCGAGGCTGCGCAGAAAGTGCGTGCTTCCATTCTTTTTGCAGGGCCACTTCTTGCGCGTGGTAGAAAAGCAGTGCTTCCACCACCTGGTGGTGATGTTATTGGGCGCAGGAGACTTGATACGCATTTTCTTGCGCTTGCCGCACTTGGCGCACAAGTTCGTTTAGATGGGGTGTTTACTTTCTCTGCAAATAAGCTGGTGGGATGTGATGTCTTCTTAGACGAGGCATCTGTGACGGCGACAGAGAATGTGCTTATGGCTTCAGTTCTTGCCGAGGGGGTTACGGTAATCACGAACGCGGCGAGCGAACCGCATGTGCAAGATCTATGCCATTTGTTGAATGCGATGGGTGCGCGCGTCTCTGGCATCGGATCGAATGTTTTAACAATTGAGGGGGTGAGCGCGTTGCATGGTACCACATATACACTTGGGGCTGATTTCATGGAAGTAGGTTCGCTTATTGGGCTTGCGGTAGTAACGCGTGGAGCATTGACGATTTCGGATGTGAACGTACGTGATCTACGTCCACTAGGTTTTGCGTTTAAAAAACTTGGAGTAATTTGGAGCGAGCAAGAGCACGCGGTAAGCGTCTCTGCGTCGCAGGATCTGCGGGTAAATTACGATTTTGGCGGTATGATTCCTAAAATAGATGATGGCCCGTGGCCTGCATTTCCGCCGGATCTGACTAGCATTATGACAGTGGTGGCGACTCAAGTCGAAGGGGTTATATTGATTCATGAGAAAATGTTTGAGTCGCGTATGTTTTTTGTGGACAAGTTAATTACCATGGGTGCGCGTATCATCCTGTGTGACCCGCATCGGGCGCTTGTTTCAGGTCCGAGTGCATTGCATGGGAGTGACCTGGTATCTCCTGATGTGCGTGCGGGAATGGCGATGGTGCTTGCAGCGTGTTGTGCGCGCGGGGTAAGTATAATCCGTAACGTGTATCAAATTGAGCGTGGATATGAACGTCTAGTGGAGCGTTTGCAGGCAATTGGTGTCCGTATTTGGAAAGAGGGTTGA